TACTTACCATaataaacataaagcataatgaGGGTTTTCTTACGAGGCTTTGTTCTGTCCTCCCACAAAAAATAAGATTTAGAACTCGACCAAAAGTTCACATGGGGCGCTTCCCTAGGCACTTCCCTTTTTTCCCATAAATCTGATTGTGGATTGTAGATTTCAACCCAATCTTTATTATCACCCCCAAAGATGTACAAGTTGCGATGGTATGGGACTACTATGGGATTCATTCGGTAGTTGATCATGCTTCCGCATAAACTCCAAATCCAGGTCGAACCGTCATACTTGAGGCACCACATTTTTGCAGGGAAAAAATGTTCCAATTTTagctcaaattcaaattttgatcCATTGTTACACATGATACCACCAGCAATGAACAAGCTGCCACCAAGGGAACAAAATCCTTGAAAAGTTGGTAAGTTGGAATCCATTATTAGATCATCTCCAACAGGCCATTGGGCAGTCACAGGACCTCCATCTTCAAGATCAACACTTCCATGCTTGATAAAGTTGGCCTCAGTGATAGTTAACATCCTGCGCCTGAAGGTTCTTTTTCTATCTACTACATCCACATTTTCCACCAACATATATATGCTTTTTGGATCAGAACAACCAACATCATCCTAGAATTAGAACAACAATCATAGTgtttagaataaaattagataagaaATTAAAACGTCATAGTTATAAACTGACCTCAGGTTCAGATTCCCCGCACATGCCATTATCAACCGTATCTCCTGAAACCGTCGCAACAACACTTCCCCACCACTCTTTAAAATGGTAATCGTATTCAACATACCTAAAATGATTGGCGGCCTTAGCCATTAAATTCTTACCATCCCTTTTCCCCACGACAAATGCAGTGAAATTGCAAGCCTTCACAACAACGGCTCCCATCCCAAAGCTCTCCGCGTTACGCACGAGCCACCTGGCGAAGTTCTTTGCTCCTTTGCTGTCGTCTAAGGCCAGTAGTTGAGGTGGTTCGGGAGGTTGGTACCAAAAATCCGAAGTTGAATCAACGAGAAGGATGAGGTTCTCCTTGGGTAGGTCTTCGGGATCATAATTCCGAGCATCTATGACCTCCAAAACGAGGCCTTTCGACTCTAACAAATTGCGGAGGCGCTCCGCTAGGGCTTCTGCAGTTGAAAATTTGAGTCGCGAACGAACAGGATCTTGCCACGTGGATTGCGTTTCGGTTGTTCTTGATGGGAGCAGAGGTGAGACTTGCAGATTAAGAAGAAGATTGCGGCAGTGACCGTGGCGGCGGCGGCGGCCACGGTGGACGAGATAGCGGATACCGATATATCCGCCGGTAACAAAGACAACCAAAGGGGCATTATTGGCTTTTCCGGTTTGATGCAGACGTTTCAGTTGGGGAAGAAGGTGGCGCTGGGGCGCTGGGGCGCTGATTCGAGATTCGGCGAAGCTTCCCTCAACACTCACAGTGAGAGAGGCTGAGGCTACTGCATGCGTCTTGACCCTGGAACCAGCCCAACATGGTCTTTTATCTAATTTTGGGCCGAAGGAGACAACACAGAGGTCATTCAAGCTTTAGTTATGTGTAGATATGGAATAGACTTCAAAAGAGATTTGTAATTTAGGTTTAGTTTGAGCAAATAGTTTAATTAAAGGGTAAAACACTATAATAAGCTAAGGAGAAGGAAATTTTACACAAATAAGCCAACTGGAAAATTGGTTCATGAATCCACCA
This portion of the Arachis duranensis cultivar V14167 chromosome 6, aradu.V14167.gnm2.J7QH, whole genome shotgun sequence genome encodes:
- the LOC107495531 gene encoding uncharacterized protein LOC107495531, with product MRWWIHEPIFHLNDLCVVSFGPKLDKRPCWAGSRVKTHAVASASLTVSVEGSFAESRISAPAPQRHLLPQLKRLHQTGKANNAPLVVFVTGGYIGIRYLVHRGRRRRHGHCRNLLLNLQVSPLLPSRTTETQSTWQDPVRSRLKFSTAEALAERLRNLLESKGLVLEVIDARNYDPEDLPKENLILLVDSTSDFWYQPPEPPQLLALDDSKGAKNFARWLVRNAESFGMGAVVVKACNFTAFVVGKRDGKNLMAKAANHFRYVEYDYHFKEWWGSVVATVSGDTVDNGMCGESEPEDDVGCSDPKSIYMLVENVDVVDRKRTFRRRMLTITEANFIKHGSVDLEDGGPVTAQWPVGDDLIMDSNLPTFQGFCSLGGSLFIAGGIMCNNGSKFEFELKLEHFFPAKMWCLKYDGSTWIWSLCGSMINYRMNPIVVPYHRNLYIFGGDNKDWVEIYNPQSDLWEKREVPREAPHVNFWSSSKSYFLWEDRTKPRKKTLIMLYVYYGKYQELISYDIEANLWRSPHCDLPPIRDSCPRKLIRLACSNYLLIVDSAAMWYIYDFSEKKLMADVHVNGLEKLTGRVSYVFCCHYTSEESLIYVFMEPDEKVVEEYGGDPDFVPYARVKLQTSGNFSTKVESKGNLKVGPYSKLYMFAVGDQDIELKGGL